A stretch of Camelina sativa cultivar DH55 chromosome 18, Cs, whole genome shotgun sequence DNA encodes these proteins:
- the LOC109130520 gene encoding uncharacterized protein LOC109130520, which translates to MSIKNVFFLLAALCVVVSVNAQLPQFPALPFPFPFQLISGVPGLPGITKCWLVVMDIPGCVTEVSQSIFTRKFGNIGLVCCKTFLDVEANCIPKISFNPFFPPMLKEQCLRIVGSAPPTKK; encoded by the coding sequence ATGTCTatcaaaaatgtgttttttcttctggCAGCCCTATGTGTTGTGGTCTCGGTAAACGCTCAACTACCACAGTTTCCGgctcttccttttccttttccattTCAACTAATTTCGGGTGTACCAGGGTTACCTGGTATAACAAAATGTTGGTTAGTGGTGATGGATATTCCTGGATGTGTTACAGAGGTTTCTCAATCCATATTTACGAGAAAGTTTGGTAACATAGGTCTTGTTTGTTGCAAAACATTTTTGGATGTCGAAGCCAATTGCATAccaaaaatttcatttaatcCATTTTTCCCTCCTATGCTAAAAGAACAATGTTTAAGAATTGTCGGTTCAGCTCCTCCTACCAAAAAATAG